DNA sequence from the Uloborus diversus isolate 005 chromosome 1, Udiv.v.3.1, whole genome shotgun sequence genome:
aattttatgttttaaatgaattACTGCAATAAATGCAGCCAGACGAAAAGCAAGAGCTCTTTTATGATGAGGAAAACTGATATAAAACAGTGTTCAAAACTCAGATAAAAATGCTTCTTAAGATTATAGAGAGTCAAcagtattaatgtttttttttttacagaatcttAAACACTGACACCTTGTTTTCCAACATTTTATAGTTTATTTCTCAGCTGATGAAACAACAATATCAAGCAATTTTTAATCAaccttaaaatagaaaatatatttttaaacagtcatttttttttttttttgcccaaactaaaaaaaatggctGTCTGGTTATAACAAATGTTCTATTCTATTAGATATACCTAccctctcccccctttttttataacAAGATCAGAAATAGACAAAATTCTAATTCAGTAACATTTTATCTTACCTTAGATTGCCACAGCAAGCAAGAGCTATATATACTCCAATAAATATAGCACTACAAAGGAAAGAAACTTGAAGTGAAATATATacttatacatatattaaaaaaagagtaatgttaatctttactaataataaagttcaaagtctctctgtcaggatgtctggatctctgtgacgcgcttagaccgttcggccgattttcatgaaatttggcacaaagtttgtagcataaaggtgtgcacttcgaagcgatttttcgaaaaatttgattttgttctttttctatttcaattttaagaacattttccggagcaaaattatcataagatggatgagtaaattacgaaattatcatgacagagaatgggagagcgaatgaacatagccgataggcgagaaattcatcatccattgtttgtaaatatacaggcgatctaaatgaccttttaattttttactaggggcaaagtcgtgcaggtaccactagttcaaaataagaacttaaaacacaAGTTAGCGAAAATTGATTGCATACAACTAGCAGGGTTGCCACGAAAGTTCGAGAATGAAATTCCccgacatttccaggttttccagtcgattttagaaaaaaattccaggttaatcAATGTTGACTTACATTATTTAATAGCAAAACAATATAATGTTTACTGTAAATAAACCTACTTTATAAaccaaataatgctttaaaatattaccaaTAATTGCTATCAAAATTTGGGTTCAATGAAgacaaacttaaaattaaattacaaatgCTTTGGAAGAATTTGAAAGAACAGATATTTCCAATtagtaatacttttatttttaaatctctgcAACTGAATTGCACATAAGTGTGTTTCCCTTTCAATGCAAGCATTCTATTtcttagctctttttttttaaaactctttttcttactttgcaaCCTTTTCCTATAGCTAGATAATATGTTTTAAGGACCATTCTAGCATAACTGAAGAAATCTCATTTGATTTCAGTCTTCCTTCATTCAGACCTTAACGCTGCAAGAcctttacttcaaaattttgaccAACATGCGCTTGCACACTCTGCAACATCCATAAAAAAAACACTGCGAAGTTTCCAAAACATCAACATCTATTCTGTGAACAAATTATCAGCAATGTGATAAAGGGATAAATCCTAACAAATCTTTCTTTGGCAAGCAAGGATCTATAAAAATCATAGTCGAttctgtctcaaaaaaaaaagctgaatattttctgcaataatgattaattttaaaatttatattcttaatacatgagaataaaataatttatcacattcttctaaaaaagacttatttttagttttaaaagattttttacaaatccttagctttaaaaaacaaatgaagaactaaaaaattaaatgctcctcattttttttacaattcagtattttcacaaaaatatgtaATTGCTAATTAATTCTGAAACAGTTAAAAGTctgcaaaaacaaataaagctATTTTAATCATAGATTTTATTAAAACAACTTTCAACCATTGAATGAAAAAGTTTGAAGAATGCATAAggactgaaatctcaaacacactaagcaattttcggcaaagttaCTTTCAATGTTggtatgtttttaaaagaatcagttttaacttataaaagctaaaattttgagactttaaatttttatgatcattggtgaaaaagaaagaaaaaattgcagaataaagGCTATTAAAATACTAGTCAAACCACCCAACCTTTGCAGAAAATACTAGCAATTTCCAGCTAAGAAAagcttgatccccccccccccccccccccaaaaaaaaagaaagaaaaaaaaagatttttgtattttttaaaaattagctttaTTCCATTCAGTACTTAAATGAGTTTTAATTTTCTTCCTCTCAACTATCAGGAAAATTGCTTACCTGGAATTGCGAATTTACCGCATTTTTGCGGTAAATGTCGCATTTGCAGCAGTTTCACCCATCAGATGGAAAATTGGGTAcgaattccctgacatttccagaaatttcaataatttttgactttttccgACATTTCCCTGACCATTTTAggtgattttcattttccctgacaatccTAAGTTTTCCATATTTAACAGGTGCGTGCCAAACCTGAACAACTTTTTCAAGCAAACATTTGTGAACAAaggatattttactttttattgacacactagcattcccgtacccggcattgctcggtaatggaattagcaggggttaacagtgcttggtgcacctagtttcgaaaatcccctataataattacttattacctataactttttctaatttggggaggatcccggggaccctggacaccttatatatatatgcccttgtccctAACCGATTTTTAACTGTTataaacgatccttttaaagtattgattatctttgcaaacacaggccatctacattttattgttatacctatgtttaagcaagaacttctttgtatacaacatttttagtttttttttctggtgctaaaattattaagctgcttgatgaactgactttgaagcaagctacataacattggccgtgtgaaaaaaagtcttctcttaaatcgatccctgctacttttaatgtctgtatttgtgacttattaatggttattgcaaagcaaacttgaacaggaaactgcactcttctaaattcaaaaggatagtctgcctgcgatgatgttcttaaaaactttgtttctagttttgaaaaaataaaagcaaaagacagaaacattatgatttgacttgagaaaagcctcgaagaatcacgtgagaaacaaaaacaatatcaaatttatagttcgctatcgaccaaaagttgagatgaagtactgaataatgatttgaatggaggaaagccttcgaaaataagggatttgaatttcaatgacaggttttcaatttcgcagaaattaaggggttttaattaatttctcccgaactaattgagatttcgaaaaatcctttcttagtggttactttcgcaatcatgcggacatgtctgccaaatttcaagtctgaagcttcagcggtttcggctgtgcgttgatatatatatatatatatatatatatatatatatatatatatatatatatatatatatatgtatatatgttatctcaggacattgatttttatatattaagatttggcTCATCTTTAACTGCTTCATTACAACAGAAAGTTATTGAAAACTAATTGAGTCATAAATCTTTAATATAAATATTGTTCTGAATGAATGTTGATACTCTAGACATAAAACAATCCACATGTGaagataaattcaataaatttttcaaacaacCAATAGTTTGATTTGAACcaccatgagaaaaaaaaaagcacacaaaaAACTTCCAGTTTTCTACAATGCTAATAATTTTCACATACagttggacctccatatatcaaagtagaAAATCTGCGGcgaaaaattcgatatatagaaattccaatacatagaaacaatcttagtttatcacaaaaatctcctaaaacattaaagctTAAGCTAATTTTCGCGTATGAAactcaatttctaatttatacaagcatcggattaaatgaaagttgataattaaaaaaataagtgtgaAACATTTATTGAGCACTGCATAGTTTCTAGAAAAACCAACTGTAATGCCATGCAGTTTCATGCTTTGAGTGAAActtttctgtaagtttcagtacAGCTCGCCGATTTCTAACACTCTGCTTGTGGAAATACTGTATTTTCCAGAGGtaacatttttgtgccttcatacatcttcattcttcggcaattcaacttgatccgcaacattaggggactttcgttttgacaatgtaatcgagagaaaagtaaaaaatcaatctacttaacttgaatgattttcactgaagcgAAAAAGATttggaatgataatcaacagacaacagggataacttgaaactgattttaccatataactggttgcaactaagatttgaaataaacttcagGGAATTTAAAAACTCCACAACGGAACAGCGACCTATCTACACCCCCCTCAAtctcagattccttatgagttttgtaTCAACCTTTAGCGAACATAATGTTCTCcactaaccttcatttttcttgAGACAAACAGCCTAAAGTGGAaagaaaaatctacgaatgtctggaaaaaaattcgatgtatagagatatttttccatgtatagaaattttttttctatgtaatggacatggaaattCGCTGGGACTTTGATATACAGAAAACAacaatatatggaggttcgactgtatttgttTGTTGTTTCTAATATGCAAGTGTTGAAAAATATACtcaaaagaaataatataaatgtTAACAATTATTATATCTAATCTCAAATATACTTACTATGAAACGTAATATAAATAAGAATGCCTTCTCACAAACAGTTTAACCTTTGGgctgaaaaatacaaaatgatttaaatttgtcTTCAGGAATCAAAAGTAAGTTCAATAGTAAAGAGGCAAAAATAATATTCACAATACAACAGCTATTTAACATTTTCCACAGTAGTGGTGGTAAAAATATAATATGTAGGAAACAGGGGGTAAAACTGCTTGGAGGGTCAAAAATACCGACTTTACGGACCAAAATTTATAGAATACTGACCAATACTGACTATATACTGACTAAATACTGACCATATACTGACTAAATACTGACCATATACTGACTAAATACTGACCATATACtgactgaaattaaaaaaatttacaaactttgGCGTAACAAAAAAAGAGTCATACTTAGCGAAATAGATACTAGCTTTGTTTGTAATATGCAGCAACATAATATACAGCTAATTTGGAACAATTTTGACTGAAAGGTAAgtttaattcatatatttattgtACAATAAAAACAGAccccaaaattttgtttttttttttttttttttggcggggggagggggggggagtggaaAATAAGGAATCACAAAAATCGGAAAACtaggaaacaattttaaaaagtaggaaagaaTAGGAAAAGATATGATTACACACGTCCAAAAGGAACCAATACTAACGTGAATTtcgttttcagaagaaaaaataaaaagtaaataaatattttttgtatattatgTTAAGATAATATACAAATACAACAAATATGATGACACACGCCAAGGGGAAACaatcaagtttaaaataattgttattggcaggagaaaatatatttatcttttataACCTTATTGACATGCAGAAACCAGGTTAAGAAACATGGAAATATATTTGTACATTCAACTTTAAAGTTAAATGTACAAATACATTTCCACATTTCTTAACCTGGTTTTTgcatgttatttaatttttcatgggCTGCAAACAGGTCTTATTGCATGCGCAAAAAGGTTTTAAAGCTGACTCATGCAAGtacgataaataaatacctttgtgctgaacagtaaagtaacgtaaagtaagaacctctaaaaagcacaaattcagaTTACTGCAGAGATGTTTTGTCGTTtcagggaatgcctttttcaatgcaaaatatagtgagcttatggatgaaaagacatctgacaaaagcatacataaatataaatttatgtatgGAGAAAGTAAtttggtttgatttttttttttttggcataagaGCCTTAGTGGGCTATATTGCACCAAACGTTTGTTTCAATTCGAAAAAGGTGCTAAAGAAGAGAAATTGTTTAAGGAGTAAAAGACATAAAACttctacaatttgaaaaaaaaaaattgttcaaataagcaCACAAACGTAAAAGCattctttaaattttgaatgacaagccaaaaaagtaaaaaacagaaaaataattatgaaacatTTCTAACAGAACAGAGACAAAAACAAGGACAAaaggaaaaacacaaaaatggggggggggacatctttTAAAGGAAGGAGAACTATTCAGGATGAGGGTAAAGGTAAAGTAATTTGGTATTCATctactaatgaaaagaaaaataactataaaacataatttcaaatgaaattacagtaaaacttgtTTACAATGATACTATTGAGACATAAAAAAAGTATCgtaatagacagtttgattattcctGTTCAAATTTTActgaggccaaaaaaaaaagttatagacaggttatcgtaaTAGAATGTATAATTAtacacacaggtttcactgtaacattttaaaaattatttacagtgaATTTTGTTAAGCTaaaaatttaggggggggggggagcgggcacttttaatgatttaaaactataaaaaaggtgaaaaatattttaaaaagagaagaaatattaagttgataaaaagtaaataacCAGAAACACACTACTTGTCTGtgcaaaaacagaaaagtttagAACTCACTAGAAGACACTagttaaaatatatacataaacacTTTTTAACAATCTAAAATGACccaaaaaatgaacaaactgtATTCAATCAAGTATAAATCAAAATCAAGAAGGTTAAAGACActagggtgcaaaaaaaaaaaaaaaaaactttcctaaaaataaactaacagtatttttaaagtgttaaagTGATGGAATGAAAGATAGAGAAGAAACGAGAAGACCTCTGACAAAAGCTAAACTTTTGTCGaaggtcttttcatccataagctcattactttttgcattccctgtaatgccgaaacacgtgtctgcagtaatctgcaatttttttcttttttgacgctgttttttcttcttttctgttgtttttgtttcatttatttatttgcttacatatttcttttttatgcttGCTACATCATATATATACTTATTCTTGATTGATGTTatgttctgttgtgcaaaaatacaaaacattttaacagtactgtatatatttttactgtagaaagtattatgcattaaTACAGCCAAGTTTTTGAAGAAGGACAATTTTCACCTTacttgtccctcattttagccctTTTGTGGTTTGTGCCACTCAATTTCgaggataattgggagtttactctAATAATAAGAGTAAATAATTAGAATGCACTATTATTAATAGAGAGGAGTAAAATACTTactgaaaaacaaataatgctaTAACACCCAATGAAAATAAAAGCTGAACCATCAAAATTAAATACAcctataaataaagaaaatgaatttaatttatgaaTTTAAGGGATTGACAAGTGAATGATACATCCAAACAATCTATAAGTGAATTCTAAtccctcaaaaattttagttttaagaatttatttgaaTGATGGAAGCAGTAAAAGaacatcttaatattttaaaaagctgaGTATTAATGCACTAACCTTTCTCACAAAGACAGCCCTGACTGCTTTATCTGAAAATCCTGACCATCCAGCAGTAACTTCAGTAGTTTCATCTTTGGGATAATCAGTAGCTGCAGGAAAGTGCATTGGCACTGCTGCTGGTGGTGGAACGAAAGGACCAAAATTACCtagagaaaaaagttaaaaaattggaTTGAAAACTTCAAATTTATATAAGCACCCTAAGAATGtatcaatgttattttcagaactttAGGTCTTCCAGTTTTTCTGGCAGGCAGATATTttgaagcaaagaaaataattttttattccttaaaataTTGATTATGTTTTGAAAGGAAGATTATTATCAGAATAATCTGtcatatttcttaaaaatcaggtttatcTTAGGCCGAAGCTACTCCAAAATTGCTTGTTAGAATTAGGGTTGTTCCAGACATGTTCGGCAATTGCCTctgcattaaataattaaaatgaatataGTAACACATCATACAAGAACTTCTTCACTACCAAAACATCAATTGATTCCACCATTTACCTGAGGGTTACATTAAAATGTGTCAgtattatttctttagtttttagttaaactaaaataagaaaaaaaattcagattttcgagagtcctttttacttttattccgaaaaacattttggaaattttacCCCACATGTAAGATGACAGTTCAACTTTGAAGTTTGCTTTCATACTAAACTTCCTAAATTACACAGAGTAATATGTCGTTTCTAAAGAAGTCATTCATATTCTTTCAggtatttcgaaaaaattctcacttttaacaaaaattgcctattttgaaaaataaaaaatggaggcaaaatcgaacgtttttttaaagaaaatgttgcattaagaaaaaaacaaacctTGTCCAGGAGGCTTTGGGTACTGTTGACTAGGATACTGAGGAGAGGTAGGGTACTGCTGTTGGGGAAATGCTCCTCCACTTGGATAGCCTTGTGGTGGATATGGCCCAGCATTCGGATAGTTTTGCTGGGGATTTACTCCTCCGGGATACTGCTGCTGTGGATAAGCTCCTCCACCAGAATACTGCTGATTTGGATAGACATCTCCCCCAGGGTACTGCTGCTGAGGATATGGTCCAGCTCCTGGAGCGACATAAGGAGCAAAGCCAGGATATGGAGGGGGGTACTGTTCAGCAGACATGGCTCAAAAAatgcctgaaaaaaaaacatgaagcacTTATCACCATGTTAAACAAATTTTGAGCAAATATTATACCCTATTTTCCTACTTATTATCTACGGGCGGCCTATAATCCACAGATCCTAAAATCGGTCTgcggaaaaaaaatctgagcacAATCCACAGATAATACgatgtaacaaaaaaaagtttcaatttaacataccatttgagcaactaaactaaaaacgtgaaaaggtaaCTACTTTGAAGGCATATCCAAAATTTATCTGAAATGAGgcctaaaatataatgatttcttcttgaaatcatgattatagtatgctaattacttgaaaaacaaagagtcaagacaaaggagcaaatggtctaatcttgtgcaaatgaaaggTTCCTCCTTCACTGTattcttgtttattttacatggcctgaatcacgtaagaggaacattcaagcaaggTAAAGTAagcaacatacaggcaggcagcgagAAAGAgcatgcaagctttgtaaaataaacattcagtCGGCGTACGGTTGGTCTCTAGTGGTGAATCCTATATCGAGGTTCGATGCGTTGGTGTAAagaaaaaatgagctgatgtgtgaatcgcATAActttcttttacgccaatttaatgataataaagcCTTTGAGTAAGAAAaggaactttaaatatttttaccctaagtttgttgcgaactgaagcaaaaaaaaagttttatacagattaactAGAGGACCctacagacgttgttctgttcaaacttcgcaaattgaaaagttaaaaaatttcaataaactaactggtgtttgaaccgttctgtgg
Encoded proteins:
- the LOC129234662 gene encoding protein lifeguard 1-like, with the translated sequence MSAEQYPPPYPGFAPYVAPGAGPYPQQQYPGGDVYPNQQYSGGGAYPQQQYPGGVNPQQNYPNAGPYPPQGYPSGGAFPQQQYPTSPQYPSQQYPKPPGQGNFGPFVPPPAAVPMHFPAATDYPKDETTEVTAGWSGFSDKAVRAVFVRKVYLILMVQLLFSLGVIALFVFHPKVKLFVRRHSYLYYVSYAIFIGVYIALACCGNLRRKYPTNMILLSIFTMSMSYMLGTMSSFYDTEVVLMAVGICAGVCLAVSLFSFHTKFDFTSCGGLLFIVAIVFFLFGIITIFTYNKIMLTIYAAGGALLFTLFLAYDTQMLMGGKKHELSPEEHIFAAMQLYLDIVNIFMYLLMLLNLGRGD